A single Primulina eburnea isolate SZY01 chromosome 11, ASM2296580v1, whole genome shotgun sequence DNA region contains:
- the LOC140805662 gene encoding EPIDERMAL PATTERNING FACTOR-like protein 3, whose translation MASFVPQRLLIIYIACFLFLFPVVFSGELKNDRFETIDPVAKIEKRQLVGSSPPMCLGKCEGCDPCTRVLVEVPPAKLVAPQWFYMVWRCTCGGKLYMPDTTPTHG comes from the coding sequence ATGGCTTCGTTTGTACCGCAAAGGCTCTTGATAATTTACATAGCATGTTTCTTGTTCTTGTTTCCGGTTGTGTTTTCCGGCGAGTTGAAAAACGATCGTTTCGAGACGATAGATCCGGTGGCAAAAATTGAAAAGCGGCAGCTGGTGGGGTCATCCCCGCCGATGTGTTTGGGGAAATGCGAAGGATGCGATCCATGCACAAGGGTTCTGGTGGAGGTGCCTCCGGCGAAGCTGGTGGCTCCTCAGTGGTTTTATATGGTTTGGAGGTGCACGTGCGGCGGAAAGCTCTATATGCCCGACACCACCCCTACTCATGGTTGA
- the LOC140804910 gene encoding cyclin-dependent protein kinase inhibitor SMR6-like: protein MGVSKKHQMEAIKELDGKKWVIAGIAVRAPLKPISTKSKEENGDEDGACSTTPTAREHKIPKKLSCPPAPRKRRPASTFHFNGVREFFNPPDLESVFMCHAERAN from the coding sequence ATGGGTGTTTCGAAGAAGCATCAGATGGAGGCGATCAAGGAATTGGATGGGAAGAAATGGGTTATAGCCGGGATCGCCGTTCGAGCGCCGTTGAAGCCGATATCCACAAAGTCCAAGGAGGAAAACGGAGACGAAGACGGCGCGTGCTCCACGACTCCGACTGCGCGTGAGCACAAAATACCCAAGAAGCTCTCCTGCCCACCGGCTCCCAGGAAGCGCCGGCCAGCTTCAACTTTCCATTTCAATGGAGTTCGGGAGTTCTTTAATCCCCCAGACTTGGAATCGGTATTCATGTGTCATGCTGAGAGAGCCAACTAA